Proteins from one Sylvia atricapilla isolate bSylAtr1 chromosome 1, bSylAtr1.pri, whole genome shotgun sequence genomic window:
- the LOC136365885 gene encoding carboxymethylenebutenolidase homolog produces the protein MADPFLYNTGERSNYGCLGHEVQIEHLKAYVCRPSFSTDKAVIVVHDVFGWRFPDIRFIVDLIAGHGYITICPDFFKGTEPWKSTDHWADFPDWMKNHDPMKVDKEADVVLKYLKEQCGAKKIGIVGFSWGGMAVHHLMLKNPQLTAGVSLYGIIRDSEERYRLLNPTFFIFGEKDHTISLDQVFLLEDKLKQYCKVPYKIKVYPGQVHGFAQLKPEDMKPDDKPYIEEARRDMIDWIKMFV, from the exons ATGGCTGATCCTTTCCTATATAATACTGGAGAAAGGTCTAACTATGGTTGCCTTGGACATGAAGTACAAATTGAGCACCTTAAGGCATATGTTTGTAGACCATCTTTTTCCACGGACAAAGCTGTGATTGTGGTCCATGATGTATTTGGATGGCGATTCCCAGATATTAGATTCATAGTCGATTTGATTGCAGGTCATGGATATAT AACCATCTGCCCAGACTTCTTCAAGGGGACAGAACCCTGGAAATCTACTGATCACTGGGCTGACTTTCCTGACTGGATGAAAAATCATGATCCTATGAAAGTAGACAA GGAAGCTGATGTTGTCTTGAAGTATCTAAAGGAACAATGCGGTGCAAAGAAGATTGGTATCGTTGGGTTTTCCTGGGGTGGAATGGCAGTACATCACTTGATGCTGAAAAATCCTCAATTAACCGCTGGGGTGTCCCTCTATG GAATAATTAGAGACTCTGAAGAAAGATACCGTTTACTAAATcccacatttttcatttttggtgAGAAAGACCACACTATTTCTTTGGATCAG gtcTTCTTATTGGAGGACAAGCTGAAACAGTATTGTAAAGTTCCATATAAAATTAAAGTTTACCCTGGGCAAGTTCATGGGTTTGCACAACTGAAGCCGGAAGATATGAAACCTGATGATAAACCTTATATTGAAGAAGCTAGAAGGGATATGATTGATTGGATCAAAATGTTTGTTTGA